The sequence TTGTGCCCGGTAATCTTTGATTTGCTCCTGAATTTCTGAAGAAAGCTCAGCTAGTAATGCTTCAGTGGCACGTACCTGATCACGCACCTGACCCATTAATCCTTCTTTACTGGTGAGACCTAATTGTTTCTGTCCCTCTACAAAGGCTGCAAAGTGGCGATTATAGTTGTTCATCAACCGTTCAATTTCTTCCTTGTTCTGAGCGGGTAACGCGCTTTGTCTGAGGGTTGTCATAAAATCATCAAAGCTTTCATCGAAGCGCTGTGAGTATTTCATATCCGAGCGCAACATAAAGTCTTTCTCGTGGCGCCTGAGCATCAGCATATCTGCTTTGAGGGCGTCATTTTCAACTTTATCTACCTGTTCTTCTGCCGCATGCACGGCATTTCTGAGGGCGCCATAAAAACCCGTTTGCGGTGTCAGACCTATTTCCACGCTTTTTTGGAGTAGCGCATCAAACTTGTCTTTATATTTACTCAGAATCTCAACCAGTTGCTTGGCTTTTTGTTCCGGAAGCCCCACTTCTGCCAAGTCAGACCTTAGTGATTCTGTGGTGGCCTGCAGCGCATTGTAGTTGCTATTGAACTTATCGTGGTAGCTGGTATCACTTCTGAGTAAAAAGTCTTTCTCATTGCGCCGCAAGGTCAGCATGCCGCTGTGGGCCTGATTGGTGGTCACCTCGATTTGGCTGAGTCTATCCATGTTAGCACTGGTGATGTTCTGCATTAATGACATTCCCGCCATTCCAGCTAAAACCAGGATGCTGATAAGAATTAATTTATTTCGGATACTGGATAAACTGAACATAAAACCTCGTCAGATTATTGTTTGGGTGGGATGGCAGGTGCATACAGCTTCTCTGTCTATAGGGATAAAGGAACTGCTGCGCAAAAACAGTGTTCAATATAAAAGTAGAGCGTTTGCTTATTCATGGCACTACACACCAGTTTCGACTGCATTGGTTAAGCGTAGGTTGGATTGTTACAATCCGCTACGCCGGGAATAACCACATTCGCCACTTAATTCGACGCAACGGGTGGTCAGGCTTCCCGATTCTGCTGGGCGCCGATAATTTTGCTCAGTATCAGTATTGTTATCGGCCAATAGTTTAAGAACCTTTAAACTCTGAGAGTACCACCTGGTCCCGCCCCCGTACCTTGGCATCGTACAAGGCTTTATCAGCCCGTTCTATAAACGCCCGGGGGGTTTCATTTCCCCGTTGAGCGACACCAAAGCTTGCCGTTAATCTGATATTGTTCACCCAGATTTTTTTGCTGACGATTTTGCGCAAGGCCTTTGCCAGGTCATAAGCATCAGACAATGAGGTATTAGGGCATACCAATAAAAACTCTTCTCCGCCCCAGCGAGCTAAAAAGTCAGTGAACCGACAATTTTTACTAATCGTTTTAGAAAACTCCTTAAGAATATCATCACCAGTTGCGTGGCCATAATTATCATTTATGGGTTTGAAGTGATCGATATCGATGAAAATAAGAGACAGTACCTCAAGCTCCTTGGTGAATATTTTCTGTATTCCCGCTCTGTTAAGAGCGCCCGTTAAAGGATCTCTTTCAGCTTTGTCTTTTAGCTCTTTTGTCTTTACATTCAGTAGCTGATTGAGCTGCCTCAGATCCTCCGCCTTTTTTTCTGTTTCATTAAGGCGTTTACGTGACCATTTCAGGCTGAAAAACAAAAAGCAAATCGCTGAACTCACCCAAAGAAAAATAAGGAAAAATAACACCTGATTGTTGGTAAAATACTTGCCGGTAAATTTTATGTATTCCACCTCAATAAAATACTGTCCAGGCTGAATATTATTGCCTGTCGCCAGTTCCAGCATCATGACATTATCAAACTCGGGCACGGCGTATTTTATCGGCAGCCTTTGTTCGACAATCCACCAGGTTGCCACCTGCAGGCTTTCCATCGGGATTTCATTCGCGCCTGTTGCGTTTTCTGGCCAGTATTCAATACCGACATATTTCCATGTATTCTGATTACCGACACTGCCGTAATCAGGGCTGAAATTCCGAAGCTGAAAGCGGAGGCTGTCATGGCCTTTGTTAAGATATCGCGCCTTTAGATAAACAGTTGAAAAAGATGACAGATCTATTCCCTGACCGGCCTGGTTTTGTTGTTGGTCAAAGAAGCTTATCGAGATTTCGCAAAACGGCCAGTTGTAATCAGTGATAATGACATTGCACTCCATAAGCCAATTGCCATCTTTTTCCGTCAGTGTTGCAACAGAGCCACCGCCCATACTTTGATCAGATATTACTGAAGGATTGTCAGTGTTGCCGGGATGGAGTAGCAGCGTTTTTTCCAGCACAAAAAACTGCAGAACGATGGCAACAAACGTTACTATTAACAGCAGTACCAATGCCAGGTTGTAGAGTTTTCTGTGCTCCATGAACACCTCAGTATTAAGTTTTTTACATCCCTTTTTGTAAATGGTTAACATCACCCCGGGCCGGGGAGCGCGGCAGGCCTGTTTGTTCCATCACACTACAGGCCCTGATGAAGGACATGAACGACATATTTAGCAGATCTGGCAAAGTTATAAAGATAATTCGCCTTGTCAGATATGAAAGCTTTTTGTGGCACTGACTGAGTCAGGCTTATCTTAGTATCTATTGCCAGAATCGCTATGACAAGCACCAAGCCGTATGCTTGTGCTTTATTACCGGCTTATTGATAAGGCCCCTGTGGGGTGCAGACGAACCTGCCGGAGTGGGCCAGAGGTACAGTTGCCAGCGGCCAGGCTCTAATGAGTATGGCGCTCAGCGCCTTTAGCGATAACCTGTTTTTCTGCGGCGGTAATCATTTCTGCCAGTTCGCCGCTGGCTATGCTGTTGGTAATTACGCTATCAATGCGGGGCACTAACTCTTTGTGATCCTGATGGATGTAGTGAAACAGCGCCAGCCGTTCTAAGGGTTTGCCTGAAGGCACCACCATATCCATCTCCAGTGCCCTTAATACCAGCATGCCATCCAGTGTATTGGTGAGGGCCACATCAACAAACCCCTTCGCGACCATGCGCATGATTTCAGCGGTGGAGTCAAAATCATGTACATCTGTCATTCCGGCAGTGATGTTATTGGTATGCTTTACGCCTCTTACTTTGGCAATGCTGAAGCGGTACAGGGCATCTCTGTTATGAATCTGCAGATTTCTGTTTTTCAGCACGTAGGGCATGGTTTCAAGGTAGTAGTAGGGGGTAGGAACACGCACCATGGTGGGGTTTTCTTCACCGTAGGAGTATATGCGCATTATTTCACCGTCGAGATGCCTGTTCACTGCCGCGTATTCTGCACGCTTCCCGGGAAGAGGGGTGATGGATACGGTAATACCAATCTTCTGGTAGAGCTGAGGGATCACGATTCTGCCTACTTCCTGCTCGGCAAGCAGGTTTATCGAGGCAAAGTGGTACGATTCGGCCGCTGACACGCCGACAGAAAAACACAGTACAATTGGTAGCCACTTAGTTAACAGCATTTCAGTCAGGGTGTGCGATAGCGCTATATCCCCCCGCTATCGCATTCATTTTTCTGAATTGTCTGCACCCTGCCCTGGTGTTACAGCGCGGTCTGCTCAATGTTGCTGCAGAATTCTGAATCTCTAACTCAGATTAGTTCGATATTCTTTTAATGTACATAGCCAAATTGGGCCGTCAGAGATTAACACTAAGAACCACAAGGTCAGGATTACGACCTCAGTCACAACGCCT comes from Lacimicrobium alkaliphilum and encodes:
- a CDS encoding HAMP domain-containing protein, whose protein sequence is MDRLSQIEVTTNQAHSGMLTLRRNEKDFLLRSDTSYHDKFNSNYNALQATTESLRSDLAEVGLPEQKAKQLVEILSKYKDKFDALLQKSVEIGLTPQTGFYGALRNAVHAAEEQVDKVENDALKADMLMLRRHEKDFMLRSDMKYSQRFDESFDDFMTTLRQSALPAQNKEEIERLMNNYNRHFAAFVEGQKQLGLTSKEGLMGQVRDQVRATEALLAELSSEIQEQIKDYRAQTRLLSSVVSTLTIIFIIAVVILVSLSISRPVKYLADLMKKISDDKDLSKRYQYDGADEINAVGDSLNQMLERFMSPCTRCISRQKC
- a CDS encoding GGDEF domain-containing protein, which gives rise to MLTIYKKGCKKLNTEVFMEHRKLYNLALVLLLIVTFVAIVLQFFVLEKTLLLHPGNTDNPSVISDQSMGGGSVATLTEKDGNWLMECNVIITDYNWPFCEISISFFDQQQNQAGQGIDLSSFSTVYLKARYLNKGHDSLRFQLRNFSPDYGSVGNQNTWKYVGIEYWPENATGANEIPMESLQVATWWIVEQRLPIKYAVPEFDNVMMLELATGNNIQPGQYFIEVEYIKFTGKYFTNNQVLFFLIFLWVSSAICFLFFSLKWSRKRLNETEKKAEDLRQLNQLLNVKTKELKDKAERDPLTGALNRAGIQKIFTKELEVLSLIFIDIDHFKPINDNYGHATGDDILKEFSKTISKNCRFTDFLARWGGEEFLLVCPNTSLSDAYDLAKALRKIVSKKIWVNNIRLTASFGVAQRGNETPRAFIERADKALYDAKVRGRDQVVLSEFKGS
- a CDS encoding substrate-binding periplasmic protein, producing the protein MLLTKWLPIVLCFSVGVSAAESYHFASINLLAEQEVGRIVIPQLYQKIGITVSITPLPGKRAEYAAVNRHLDGEIMRIYSYGEENPTMVRVPTPYYYLETMPYVLKNRNLQIHNRDALYRFSIAKVRGVKHTNNITAGMTDVHDFDSTAEIMRMVAKGFVDVALTNTLDGMLVLRALEMDMVVPSGKPLERLALFHYIHQDHKELVPRIDSVITNSIASGELAEMITAAEKQVIAKGAERHTH